TCCGCCTGCTCCTTGCTACGGTCTGAGTAATTCTGCTCCTTGTAGATAATCATCCAAGTGAATGTAGATATCGGATAAGCACCGACTGCATCTACATTTGTGATTGAAGTACGAGTATCAGCAGGAATTACACCCGAAGCTGCTGCTGAAATTGTTGCAGACGATGGTAACACAAATTCGCCTCTTACATTCTGGATGCGTGCATATGGAATTTTCAGTGTGAACGCGTACTCAGAGCTTACATAACCGATTGAGTTCTTGGTCTGTGAAATCACGCCTGCAACCCCCGGATTACCCTTCGCAGCCTGTCCCGAAGAGAAGTTTACCGACTTGCCTGCACCAAACTTCTCCTTCCACATAGGACTAACCTTTGTGAGATAATCGGTGAATACGAAGGTGGTTCCCGAACCATCCGAACGGAATACGGGAATGATTGCTTCTGCAGGAAGTGTTACATCGGGGTTAAGAGCTGCCAAACGCTCATCGTTCCACATCTTAATCTCTCCAGCAAAGATGTCTGCAATAACCTCACCTGTAAGTTTCAACTCCTTTACGCCATCTAAATTGTAGGCTACAACCACTGCACCCATACAAGTCGGAACATGAACTACGGGAGCCATATCAGCCATTTCCTTTTCTGTAAGGAAAGCATCACTGCCGGCAAAATCAACAATCTTATCACGCAGGTTACGAACACCACCGCCAGAACCGATACCCCCATAAGCAACTACATCACCATTTACCTGAGCAAAATTCTCAAACACCACATTGTAGAAAGGAAGAGGAAATGTTGCACCAGCTCCCGAAAGTTCCTGAGCCTTACGGCCACCATTTGTTGCATTACCGCCACACGATACCATTGCAATGGCAAGTGTCAATGTTATAATTGACGAGATCTTTTTTTCATAATAATATTAATTATTAAATGTTTATTCTATTAGAAACCAAAGTAGCAATTTATGCATGCCGAATAGCTATTCTTTACACCATCAGCCTTAGGCATTGCCATCCTAAAATCAGGCGCTATCTTCACATATTCGCCAAGCTTGAATTGAATTCCAAGAATTGCAGCAGATTCATCCTTTACCTTATTCCAGTCGTTCTTTGAATATAAGTCATCGAATCGTACGTACAAAGAGATCTCTTTTGGCAGATTTACAGAAGCGAAGATTGAATAACCACTTTGGTCAGCATCCTCATTATATGATGCGTTCATCATATAGTTGTATTCAGCACCGATGGTAAATTTCTCGTGCTTATATCCTGCAAACGCTGCAAAGTTTCCGGTATCCCTTTTGCCTTCTTCTCCACACTCGTTCAAACCACCATACAAGCGAATCTGAAAGCCCTTTACAGGGGTAAGTGTTACACCCAAGCCATAATTAAGGCCCTCATTTTTCTGAATTTTCTTATAACCCTCACCATTTACGATAATCGCATCAGCCGAAATCCAGCCTGCAAATCTGTAGGCTGCCGAGATACCCAAATCGGCACTGCTACCGAACTTGTATTCGTCTTGGAAAGACTTCATGATGTAGCGATAACCCCAGAACTTCTCTTGAAAGTTGAATTGTGTAGTCGAAATAAGACCTCCATTCAATGTCAGATTTCCCGTTTCCCACGAAACCATTGCATTTTTAATGTAAGCAATGCGTTGATAGTCGCTTACATCTGAAGACTTGCCGATGTCCATCACACCTTTTACAGACAATCCATTTCCGGGTTTATACTCATAACCCAAGTAACTTCTTTCTAACTCGAAGCCTCGGTCGTCATTTTCTGCTCCCAAACCTGTATGGAAATTTCCAAACACTTGAACAACCGCTTTGCCTTTCGGCTCCTCTGTTTTGGTATCCTGCGCCTGCGTAGCAATACCGATGCTGGCTAAAAGACCTGCCATAATAAATTTCATTGTCACGTCAGTTTTAATTCGACACTGCAAAAGAACGGACTTCTTGTTTCATAAGAGTTTCAAAAAAATTAGGCTTTCGTTAAATACTGATTTCTTGAAAATATTACATTTTCATTAAATATCATTTGGAATAATATTCAGTTCGGTTTTTCTCTATAATTTTGCAGCACATAATATATAAGTATATGGCAACAGAACGTATATTGATAGTGGATGATGAAGAGACTCTATGTGAAGTCTTGAAAATCAATCTTGAAAATGAAGGCTACGATGTTGATACAGCATTAAGTGCGGAAGAAGCCTTGCTTCTGGATCTGAAGAAGTATTCTTTGATACTCCTTGATATAATGATGGGAGAAATCAGCGGTATCAAAATGGCCAAGATGCTAAAAGCAGATATCACTACTGCTGACATTCCGATTATTTTCTGCACCGCTCGCGATACGGAAGATGATATGGTTATGGGGCTGAATCTTGGTGCGGACGATTATATAATGAAGCCATACACCATTCGTAATGTAATAGCTCGTGTAAAGAGTGTATTAAGGCGCACTTCGGGACAGAAAACAGTGACTACGACTATTGAAAAGCCAAATAAACTTAAGGTGGAAGGGTTGCACCTTGATTTAGAATTCAAGCGCTGTGTTGTAGATGGCGAAGAGGTTAAGCTTGCTCGCAAGGAGTTCGAATTGTTGGGTTATTTGA
The Bacteroides caecimuris DNA segment above includes these coding regions:
- the pstS gene encoding phosphate ABC transporter substrate-binding protein PstS produces the protein MTLAIAMVSCGGNATNGGRKAQELSGAGATFPLPFYNVVFENFAQVNGDVVAYGGIGSGGGVRNLRDKIVDFAGSDAFLTEKEMADMAPVVHVPTCMGAVVVAYNLDGVKELKLTGEVIADIFAGEIKMWNDERLAALNPDVTLPAEAIIPVFRSDGSGTTFVFTDYLTKVSPMWKEKFGAGKSVNFSSGQAAKGNPGVAGVISQTKNSIGYVSSEYAFTLKIPYARIQNVRGEFVLPSSATISAAASGVIPADTRTSITNVDAVGAYPISTFTWMIIYKEQNYSDRSKEQAEATLDLLKYILSDEVQNITSEVHYAPLPAKTKELNMTNLKTVTYDGVAILQ
- a CDS encoding response regulator transcription factor, with translation MATERILIVDDEETLCEVLKINLENEGYDVDTALSAEEALLLDLKKYSLILLDIMMGEISGIKMAKMLKADITTADIPIIFCTARDTEDDMVMGLNLGADDYIMKPYTIRNVIARVKSVLRRTSGQKTVTTTIEKPNKLKVEGLHLDLEFKRCVVDGEEVKLARKEFELLGYLISHRGKICSREQILNRIWSNEVVVLDRTIDVNITRLRSKIGKYGSYIVTRSGFGYGFRD